GATGGATGGCGCTCTAATGGGGGGTATGATCGGTGGAGGAATGGGCATGGGAGGAGGAAACCTTAGAGCCTACACATATGACCAGAATTACAACTATCCTGTAGTTGCAGTGAAGGGGCTACTGGAATACCAGCCGAAGGATTTCTCCTTCAACCTGGATGAAAGAATACCATTTGACATATCAAAGGTCCCAAAGGGCATAAAGGTTCTGAATGGGGAGATAGGAGAAGATGCAGCAAAGTACGAGGCAAAGACATACGTCGATCAACTCCAGAGCCAGAAAGTCCATCAACAACATCACATGGTTCAGAAGATCGTGACCCAGGATGATGTTTCCGATCCGGAATTAATTCATGTCCCTGTATGGTTTGCGAAGTTTTCCTATAAATCTAAAGAAATATCTATAGTCGTCGACGGAAATTCTGGAAAGGTGATCAACAGCATAGGCCTCAATGAGGATAAGAAGTTATGATCATTGGAATCGTTAACAAAAATTGATTATTCATTTCGTGAGATCAATAAAGTAGATATCCCTATTTTGCATGTTTACAGTGATGGGTATTTCGAATCCTGAAGAGATGGACGTTCTTATCCGGACATTTAACTCGGGCGACACCATACGCGATTGTCTGACTTCGGTAGAGAACCACATCCCAAAAAGAAAAATAATTGTTGCGGATCATAACAGCACCGATGATACGGTTTCCATAGCGAAAAGTTTTGGTGCAGAAGTACACGAGGAAGAGGTTGGCCTGGGTTACGCAACAAAGATGTTAATTTCGCTTGCTGAAACTAGGTATGTTCTCTTCGTTGACGGCGATATCACTATAGTAAATCCTAACTTCGCTAAAGATGCCAAGGAACTATTTAAGATAAAGAACACTGGAGCCGTTGTTGGGTGTGCCCTCGGGCACGATTTTCTCTTCGGTATCCCACTGGGGCTAACGCTTATGCCTCTCGAACTTCTGAAAAAGATCGATATGCCAGATAGCATCCAGGGCCGGGAGACTTTCTATTTTGAAGAACTGATGAGAAAGAATTCCCTGAAGGTTCGTTATGTGAGGGATTCCATGATCCACCGGTCCACATACAGAAAGTACCGCTACTGGCCTGAATGGCAGGGGGCACAGATAAGGTTCACACCTTCTGGTCATTTCAGGCAACTGGTAAACGCATTAACGGTCGTATTCATGATGCACATCAACAGTAAGAGCAAGAAGAACTTTCTCTATTCACCGATCTATTACCTCAAATTGCTGAACGGTTATTCCAATCCAAGAAAGTGGGGGTCGATTGACAGAAGGATCATAGAGCCGGAGCTGAGGAAGAATGAATAGATTGTCAGGCAGTGATGAGATTTTTGGGCCATGCTCCTCTTTCAAAACCAAGTCAGGTGAGATGTTTGAAGATCTATTCTGAGCTTTTTCCCGTAAAATACCTCTTCTCGAATCAGGGTATTTGCCTTGGTGCAGATACGAAGAGGAGATCCTTTCTTTTCATAGTTTCTAAAAAAGGAATACTCTTCAGGAAGAGGCCCGTCGGGGACAAAGTTGTTGAAAATCACGGGTACGAGATCGACAAAATATATGACGCCATTCTAGCAGAGGAAAAGGTAGGATAAGATTTAATACGTACATTTGTTAAGTAGAGCAATTACGTTAATTCAGAATGAAAATGAAAGCTCGCTCTCCCTGGATGTACGGGGTAAGTTGGTCAGGCTTGCGTTTGTCTATGAAGACGACACCATATTCGTCATTTCTACCGATTCAGGTGCAAGATGGCCTTCCCATATCCTAAGGGAACGCAGTGCTGCATTGGACCTGATGGGACAGAAGCGGAAAGGAGTGCCGTATTTGATCGGGGATCTTACAGAGAAAAGGGAAGTAATTCAAAAATTTACCAACAAATACGGAGACGCATATGTATCAAAGTACTTTTCCCATCCTTCAAGGATCATAAAGATAAAGCTCGGAATAGATGGTGGCTTGGATAAGGAGAACTACTACGAATGGCTTGAAGAGGAGTTTGACACGGTTGCAGATGATTATGACGAACACATATTCGGCAACATAGTAAACGTATTACTTCGGAACAGATCCCTCAAGGTCTTGAGGCAATACCTTCCAAAAAACAGCAGTATCCTCGAGATAGGTTGCGGCACAGGCGCAGAAACTCTGGAATTGCTTAAAGATGGTCATAGCGTGCTCGCCGTAGACATCTCTGGAAGGATGCTTCAAAATATTAAAGAGAAAGCAAAATTGGAAGGCTTAAACGATAAGCTTGAAACGAGAAAGATGAGTGCATCCATGATCGATATCCTTTTGCGTGAGGAAGGAGAACAAATGTTCGATCTCGGATACTCTACCTATGGGGCTCTTAATTGCGAACCACACATTGAAAAGATGGCAAGACCCCTCAGTTTGCTTCTGAAGAAAGATGGCCATTTCGTGGCCGGAGTGTATAATAAATTCTGTTTATCTGAACTTATGATCCAGCTCTCTTCCATGAAATTTAACCAGCTTTCATGGAGGTTCAGGAATCCGGTACCTGAAGGTAGGTCGAGATTCTGTATCGATGTCTATTCATTTACGCCTTCGGAATTCTTTCGTATATTTAGCGACTACTTCAATGTAAGCGAGATAATTGGCGTTCCTGTTATATTTCCGCCATCAAATTACAAGAAATTGTTTCCGTTCATAAAGAACCGGTACAGACAAATGAACTGGCTGGATGAAAAGCTTTCAGGAGTGTGGCCGACGAAGTTTCTCGGAGATCACTTTCTAATGGTCATGGGTCAAAAACTGCTGGAATGAATATTGGATAGCCACCTACCTTATCTTTTTCCACTTGATTCGTCTAGTTCCAACGCAGAATTCTTGACCAAAACGTTAATACATCAAAGCTATAAATATAGAATGAATGCTACAAAACTTTTGTTAAGAAAGCCCGTAGAAACAGACATTGAAAGCATGTACATTATGCTGAAAAATTCGCTAAGTCCGTATCTGACTATTAACAACTCTTCCTCTAAGAATGCTCAATTGATCATTGATAAAAGTATCGGTGAGGATTATGTGAAAAAGGATGTTTATCTGTGTCTGGTCGCTGAGATCAATTCAATAATTGCGGGATGGCTGGCTGGAAGCGGCAAGACTGACATCCTCTCTGAGCATAGCTGTTCGTTAGGGGATTTTTATATCGAAGAGATAGTAGTCGATTCTCACTACAGAAGAAAAGGGGTCGGTAGCTTTCTGTTAAGGGGAATACCAAAAGATCGATTGAAAGATATTGTCGTAGATACACCGCTGATTAATAAACCGACTATCAAATTTTACGAGAAAAGCGGATTTGTAAAGGTTTTAGGATTATCAGAAGAATTCTATAAGACATGGACCAGAATGTCAAAACCTGTCTAAATGTACTTAGCTGGGATTTACAAGTCATCATAAACGTTATTCCTGTTTCCCACATCAACCACAAGGATTACGAGTTTATTCCTTTCTATACTTATGATTACCCTGTACTTTCCGATTCTCAAACTATAAAGTGGGACTCCCTTCATGCGTTTAATGTAATGAAACGGGTTCTTGCTGACAAGCTTCACTTTTCCAAAATTCTTTTTGCGTCAGCCTTTTCCATTTTCTCTAACAACCGGGCAGTTGTCTCTCTCCATTTTACCTCGTAATCAGGCAATTTTTAGCCTCTTCCTCACTTCATCTATTGTGTATACCCTACCCTCTTTAATGTCCTTCAGGGACATTTCTATCTTCTCAATTGTATCTTTGGAAAGAGGTTCTTCGTCCTCTGCCAGTTCTGAAAGTCTTCTTATGACTGAATCGTAAGACTCGTTTGGGTAGAGTCTCAAAGCATTGAGCTTTTCCTTAAGGTCCTTTTTAATTTGGATAGTTGTCTTCACATTGATTTAATTATATGCGTATAGTTAAATTTTACTATGACTAGCTATAATAATGTATAGTAAACTATGGATGCTATCCACTTAATTAAGTAATCGACTCCTTACCGATTCGCTTGTCCTCAGGAAAATATTATCCCGTCTCTGAATCCGACTCTGTGGTGGCAGTTGGTGCACTCGACTTCACTGCACGAAAATAAAGAATCTAAATTTATGGAAGAATGACAGTCTGGACAGCACAGGATATCCTCCTCATAAAAGACCAAATCATTGTCTTTTCCGGATTTACTCATCAAAACAAATGTGTGCGGTATGAATTTAGAAAACTTCAGAATATCGGAAAGTCCGGCAAAGAATTGCCATGGAAAATACTTGAAGGGTCTGTAATCTTCCATTCCTGAAACGCGAATTTCACGAATAAAAAAACCTGAGTTTTGGGCCATATGCCTAAACAGCGCTCTTGAATAAAAGTATTCCGTAAAGTTTGATCGACGAACCCTAACCTTGTCCCTTTTCATCGATCTCGCATGGTCATATTCATCATTCTCGTTTCTGAACAGCGTGTCGAATATTTCTGATACAGATCCCGTATTGAAGAAGCTAATTACCGCTATTCCACCTGGCCTTATGACCCGATAGATTTCGTCAAGTGCTTTCTGCGGTTCGTCCAGGAAATTGAATACGCGTATCATCAAAACAACATCTATTGAATTGTCTGATACGGGCATCTTATACAGATTCCCTCTTATTTTGATAATCTTTTTCTGATCATCTTTAACCTGGATATCCATTAAAAATTCTGGAATGTAGTCAAGGGCAAAATATGTCCCAAAATAATCTGAAATTACATTTGCAATCCTTCCTTTTCCGGCCCCAATCTCGAGAGCCGTGGAGCCAGTATGTGATTTAATCATTGAAAGGATTATTGCATTCTCGACCCTTGTGACATTATCGCGACCGCTCCACAGCTTCTCAAAGTCAAGTTGAGAAAAATCATTCATTGAAATACAGAATTAAGAATTAATCGCGGTTTATAAGGATTGGGAATCCAATTTAGTGCAGCGACGGTGTAATCCCTAGATTCACAAAAGATATAAATATCGTATGCGGTTATATTCAGAATTGTAGATGACGTGATGTTAGAATACCCTCCGTCCCTTGGGCGAAACTCGGTAGAAGATTTCAGTTTTGAAGAGGCTATCAAGGAGGAAAAACTTGCGATTGCAAGACGATTTGTTAACAGACTATCCAAAAAAGATATTCTCTTTGCGGGTGTTTCAGGCTCTGTTTCCTATAAGCCTAAAGCTGAGGATGACATAGATATCTTCCTCATTACCAGAACGAACAGGTTGTGGAGTGGGTTGCTAAAGGCGTTTATAACAAGAAGGCTGTTTCGAAATAAAGACATATGCATAAGCCTTGCCTTTGATGATAGATTTGTAGTCAGTTATTTTAAGGAAAAGATTTCAGGTCTGCCCCTGAAGGATTCTGTTAATGTTGTCAGTATATTTGGCCAGGAATATTACGAAGATTTGATATCCAATTCGCCAAGAATAAGAGATGTTTATTCCCTACCCCGCAAAAATTTAACCGGGGAAAGATACTCAAATAAGACCAGAAATGCCCGTTTAGGCATAATCGAGGAAGGCTGCTTCTTTGTTCTTTCCTGCTGGCTGGAGCTTAAATCCATGTATACAAACAGCAAGATCCGCCGTGAAGGACCGCCTGATGATCAATTCGAAACGATTCTTGGTCTACACCATTTCTATCTCGAATCGGAAAGATACAGAAAAATGAATCGCCTGATGAAGGAGGAGGGCATAAATGAATGAATTTACCGCGGTAGTAATAAGCTATGATGATGGTTTCACCCTTTACAGACTAGTTAAGGAAATTCTCGTCTCCGATGTGTCACGCGTTGTCGTTATGTACGGAGGGCATAACGGGGAATCGAAATCACTTAAGGGAATCCAGGATAAGCGGTTGATTCTGGAGGAGAACGAAGAAAGATTGGGAAAATGTGAATGCCTTAACCGCGCCCTTACTCACGTTACCGGCGACTTTGTGTTTGTTATGTCTGGAGATATTGAAATCGATCACGGCATTTTTGAGAGAGCTTTCTCCTCATTCAGTGATAATGTTGGTGTAGTCGTTCCCAAGGTTCAACCAAGGAAAGAGCGGGGAATGCACGGCACCCTTGGGGCGATAATATGGAAGCTCCATGACATTCAACTGTCGTACCTTTCTGCAAGGGGAATGAATGTTCACGGTGGAGAATTTATAGGAATCAGGAGGTCCCTGCTCAAAACTCTCCCTCTCGTAGTGAATGATGATGCATATCTTTGTCTCTCAGCCAGAAGCAGTGGATATTATGTGGTTTATAATGCAGGCGCGATAGTGCACAATTTTTTGCCATTGAACACTTATGACCTGATTCGTCAGAGGATTAGGATCAATTTCGGACACAGGCAGCTCCTCAATATGAAAATGGACCCACTTGTCATGAGCACCATGGTTCTTACAAATAGAAAAATATTCTTTGACATTCTTAGAATTTATCTGAAAAAGTATCCCCAGGATGCGTTTATTCTTCCTTTTGTTTTCTTTATTGAACTATTCTCAATAACAATGGCTCAGATCCGTATCATTAGTGGAAAAAGTTATCTCATATGGCCTCTAATAAAGAGAAACACGCAATGAGTTTTATTAATACAGACTCTCCGGATAGTTGTGGCTGAGATTTACTTAGTCTTGGTACTATCGCCTGTGTTCTTCTTCTGAGGGGATTCCTTCGGCAGTTTTCTGTAAACATAGAAGCCGAATCCTGCAGCTATTATATATATAGCAAACAGTACATCATAGAGTCCGGGAATGTATGGCAACGCTCCTGGAAATTTCGAAAATCCAAAGAGATAGGTAGCGAATTTTCCTGCCGTAAGCCCTACCTTGAGTGACGCGTATGTTGCGATATCAGCAACCTGGAAGACGGCCATGAATGCTGCCCATATTAAGCCTACCAGTACAAACTGTCTCCTGTTAATAACAAGCAGAACAATGAAGGCAATTATGTCTCCTATCCCGGTTATCATAAGACCGTACCAGTGAATAAAGTATTTCGGGACTGTTCCGAAATCCGTCTGAAGGTTGTGGTCAGTGAATAGGATCGCGAATGTTATAACAAACTGGATCAAAAAGAACGAGGAAAAATAAAGGTAATATTTCCTTGTGGAGACTTTTTTCTTTTGTTCTTCGTTTTTCTCGGTCATAAGAAATAACAATATATAATCCTATTTAAGATTTACTATTATCTTATATTCATTTTATTTTTCAAAATCATAATACTCTCTTGCAGAAGAATCGTATGCGCCGAACCATGAATTCAGCGTTCCTCAGTTTTCATTCATTGAATTTTGTATTTGCTGGGAAATGGAACAACCAATCGTCCTCTAACCGCACAAGAAAAACTATCCTAGAGGACAGCAACAACACTTAATATCCAATTCTGCATGATAATAATGGAATGTTCAAGAATTTTCTTGTTAAAGTATACCGATCCTTGACTTCAGATCATTGTGCTCTTTCTTTTGCTATAGCGCTTTCTGCAATATTCTTTGTAGTCTACTCTTATTTCTCCGTGCTGAGATATGATTCTTCGAACGCAACTGCCTGGGATCTTGGTCTGCATGCCCAGGTTTTGTCGAGCTACCTTGATGGGAAATTCTTCTATTCTTTTCTTCTTGGAAAGAGTCTACTTGCTATTCACTTCCAGCCATTCATATTCTTTTTAGTTCCTCTTTACAAGGTTTTTCCGACACCCATATCGCTCCTAATTTTGCAGAGTTTTTTTCTATCTTTCTCTGCTGTGATTCTTTTCGATCTGTCTTTCAGAATTTTTAAAAAGAGAATTACGGATCTGAGGTACTCATTGCTAATATCTTTCGTCTTAACCTTATCCTACCTTATTTCACCGCTAACATTTGGTTCCGTGATGTTTGATTTTCACTTCCTTTCATTTCTTCCTTTCTTCTACTTTCTTGCAATAGATTCATTTCTGACCGGGAAGAAAATTACGCATTTGGGCAGTCTTGCCTTAATAGTCTCTCTTCATTCCAATTTCGTATACATTGTTGCATGCATACTAATTTTTGAATTCTATCTTATGCGTAAAGGCGCAGACTATCTGGAGTGGAAGCCCATGAAAACCCGAAATTATCAGTTGATGATCTTACTTTCTTCTTTTGTTGTTCTATTCATATACCTGATTCTGTCAGGGCTTGCGAAAGGAATAATACTTGTCGGCTTCCACAAAGGCCTCTTAATGGGCCTCTCGCACCTTTCCCTCCTTCCTCCGACCAGTCAGGTCGAATCTGCAGCCTCAACCCCAATCGGGTTACTGATAGCTCTCTTTAAATCTCCAGCTTATGTTCTCGGCTTTGTAGGCGCGAACTATCTTAGCAAGGTATACTTTTTTTTTATTGTTATAGGGACTACAGGAATAATCTCAATTTTGTATCTTCCTGCCCTAATCCCTATTATCCCGTTTCTTCCACTCGCAATATTCTCCGCCTATTCGCCCTACTATATTCTTGGGTACCAGTATTCCTCGATGATTCAGCCAATCTTCTATGTTTCTCTTCCATTTTCCGTGATATGGCTGATTGGACGGATTGGGAAGGTCAAAACAGCAAAATTTAAGAACATCTTGAAAAATTATAAACCGGGGATAGCCGCAGTCATCATTGCCTCAACTCTTATATCGATCCCGTTCTCTCCTATTTCCCCACAGGGCATCTATGTTGGCGATTCTTACGGGCATCTTTACAGTGTTTATGGTTATAGGAGCTCTCCTGCTTTGAACTTTCTCCTGGAAATCCGAAAGGACATACCGGCAAATGCATACATTCTCACGCAGAATAATCTCATGCCGTATTTTTCAAATTATTTGCATGCTGACTCTACGCCTTATTCCAATACAATCGAGCCAAATCTTGGAAATTTTAACTATGTTATAGTTCAATCTTCTAGTTCATGGGCAAGTTATTCCAGCGTTGGTTATAGTCTCGATAGCTATGCAAATTCCTATTTGCAGGACGGCTGGAAAATAATGGCGGAGTACTCCGATTACTCTATTCTGATTATCAAGAAGGGCTCGCTAAGTGTGCCTGAGGCTATTATTCCACTTAACGAGTCACTGACCTTCCATTCTAGCCAATCTGCTGGATTAGTGGACAATAGTTTATCGAAAGGTTATCTCTTCATTCCGGATCTGCTTCCAGGAAATTACACGGTGTCGCTGAGGGCGCCAAAAGGGAACTCTGCATACCTATTCGACTCAGAGGTTACTATCTCTGCCAAGCTGAGTACAACAATCAAAAATTCTGCGATATACACGAATTTTTCCACAACATCATACGGTGGGGTCAGATTTAACCTTTCGACCAATTATATCCTCCAAAATATCATTATTACGGTTGATACGATAAATACGCCTTTCAATATGTATCTGGGACAGGCCAGAATTATTCAGGTCATAGCCTAGAGAATTAATTCGTTGAGGGATTGATCTGTTTTAATCGTCAATAATCATATAAGACGAGAATATCGAAAGGATCGTAGGAAGTCTGGGAAAACCTACAATACCTATGACTTTATATTGATATACATAATTCTTGTCGGATATCAATGGATTCTAAACTATCAATTTCTGTCGTGGTTGCAGTTGTTCTCACTCTTTTCACGGCTCTGTTGTTTTATTATATTCTTACCTCAATCACTGACAGATTTATTGCTGGTATTTATGTCGGGATAATCTCCGTAGTTTTTTCTCTGGTGGGGTATTTTTTGTATGCGTTCATTGGGAATACCCTTATTCTTAGGGTGTTTATGTGGTTATATTATCTATTTGGTTTTGGGATGATGTTCTACTCTGCTACAGTAACGATTTTCAATATACCTTACTTACTTATTCTGTTTATTATATTGGCACTTTCCCTGGTCTTCATAAGATGGAGGATTGTTTCAACAAGTAAGTCCCAAAAGGCGTGATTACAACAATATTTTCTCAAAATTTTTAGATAATTTAATTGAGCGAAATGGTTATTGATATTTTTCTTCATGCGGCTTCCTGTATGAAAAAGTTTGTTAGACTCGACTTTCATTCTTTTGTCCTTACAATGTTCATAAATTATTCCAAATTTATAATAGAAGGGACTAGAGATCGTGAACATATGTTTTGGAAGTCTATGTTGAGACGAGTACGTTTGGATTCATATTGCAACGATCCGTAGAGAGGAACGAATTTCCAAAAACTTGGAGTATGTTGTCGAAATATTTATTAAAGCATTTGTGAAAAATAAAAGTACCGGTAGGCTTAATAATTCAATGCATATTATGTTAGGTGCATTATTTAATAAGTAGAAAAAAATCAATTTATTTGAAGGTAGTTGTCATTCTTCTTTTATTTGTATTTCTTTTAGTTTCTGAAGTGCCTTCATTTGAGCATTCTAATCCCAGTGGCGTTTTCGGGGATACATATGCGAATAATTTTAATTTGTTCGGTCAGCGCTGTAACGTCTGTGATGTAGGTCATCCCAAAAATGTAATGTCATCTTTCGAGGGCCAAGTAAGAAATGTTTCGGCTAGCCCATCAACAGGGCTGGAGGTAAATCCATTCTCTCTGTATTCCGGAGAACCTGCACCTATGGGTATTGCTGATTATGGTATAGGTGCTAACGATGGCCCGTATGAATACAACACGACATCGTTCCTGGGAATTGTAGGCATTAATTCTCTAAGTACATATAATTCATCGCTAAACTATAACAACTATACCGGTGGACCTTATGGAATGACCTTTCAGCTCAATGTCAACCTACAATTTTTCAACGGTGGCTCGCAATATGTATATTGGGTACAGGATGTGGCAGATTTGAATACAAGTTCCAATAATATTAACTTCATAGATAATGTTTGGAATTTATCCGCATCTAATGCTAACATGCACAATTCCACGGTGTCCGGAAATGGCACGGTATCCAATTCATCTGGAACGTACTTCTATTACGATTGCGCAGGTCTATCGATGGGCGGCAACGACGTGGCTCTGCACTATCCAACAAGAGTAGAGTTCAAAATGGATTCGCTGATCACAACCAGCAATCAACCAGAAGTTGCATTTATGTACAACGATGGATACGGTTGGATCACCTACGATAACGTGGT
The genomic region above belongs to Thermoplasmatales archaeon and contains:
- a CDS encoding glycosyltransferase family 2 protein; translated protein: MGISNPEEMDVLIRTFNSGDTIRDCLTSVENHIPKRKIIVADHNSTDDTVSIAKSFGAEVHEEEVGLGYATKMLISLAETRYVLFVDGDITIVNPNFAKDAKELFKIKNTGAVVGCALGHDFLFGIPLGLTLMPLELLKKIDMPDSIQGRETFYFEELMRKNSLKVRYVRDSMIHRSTYRKYRYWPEWQGAQIRFTPSGHFRQLVNALTVVFMMHINSKSKKNFLYSPIYYLKLLNGYSNPRKWGSIDRRIIEPELRKNE
- a CDS encoding methyltransferase domain-containing protein, whose protein sequence is MLSRAITLIQNENESSLSLDVRGKLVRLAFVYEDDTIFVISTDSGARWPSHILRERSAALDLMGQKRKGVPYLIGDLTEKREVIQKFTNKYGDAYVSKYFSHPSRIIKIKLGIDGGLDKENYYEWLEEEFDTVADDYDEHIFGNIVNVLLRNRSLKVLRQYLPKNSSILEIGCGTGAETLELLKDGHSVLAVDISGRMLQNIKEKAKLEGLNDKLETRKMSASMIDILLREEGEQMFDLGYSTYGALNCEPHIEKMARPLSLLLKKDGHFVAGVYNKFCLSELMIQLSSMKFNQLSWRFRNPVPEGRSRFCIDVYSFTPSEFFRIFSDYFNVSEIIGVPVIFPPSNYKKLFPFIKNRYRQMNWLDEKLSGVWPTKFLGDHFLMVMGQKLLE
- a CDS encoding GNAT family N-acetyltransferase is translated as MNATKLLLRKPVETDIESMYIMLKNSLSPYLTINNSSSKNAQLIIDKSIGEDYVKKDVYLCLVAEINSIIAGWLAGSGKTDILSEHSCSLGDFYIEEIVVDSHYRRKGVGSFLLRGIPKDRLKDIVVDTPLINKPTIKFYEKSGFVKVLGLSEEFYKTWTRMSKPV
- a CDS encoding class I SAM-dependent methyltransferase, which translates into the protein MNDFSQLDFEKLWSGRDNVTRVENAIILSMIKSHTGSTALEIGAGKGRIANVISDYFGTYFALDYIPEFLMDIQVKDDQKKIIKIRGNLYKMPVSDNSIDVVLMIRVFNFLDEPQKALDEIYRVIRPGGIAVISFFNTGSVSEIFDTLFRNENDEYDHARSMKRDKVRVRRSNFTEYFYSRALFRHMAQNSGFFIREIRVSGMEDYRPFKYFPWQFFAGLSDILKFSKFIPHTFVLMSKSGKDNDLVFYEEDILCCPDCHSSINLDSLFSCSEVECTNCHHRVGFRDGIIFS
- a CDS encoding glycosyltransferase, with the protein product MNEFTAVVISYDDGFTLYRLVKEILVSDVSRVVVMYGGHNGESKSLKGIQDKRLILEENEERLGKCECLNRALTHVTGDFVFVMSGDIEIDHGIFERAFSSFSDNVGVVVPKVQPRKERGMHGTLGAIIWKLHDIQLSYLSARGMNVHGGEFIGIRRSLLKTLPLVVNDDAYLCLSARSSGYYVVYNAGAIVHNFLPLNTYDLIRQRIRINFGHRQLLNMKMDPLVMSTMVLTNRKIFFDILRIYLKKYPQDAFILPFVFFIELFSITMAQIRIISGKSYLIWPLIKRNTQ
- a CDS encoding DUF2079 domain-containing protein, whose product is MFKNFLVKVYRSLTSDHCALSFAIALSAIFFVVYSYFSVLRYDSSNATAWDLGLHAQVLSSYLDGKFFYSFLLGKSLLAIHFQPFIFFLVPLYKVFPTPISLLILQSFFLSFSAVILFDLSFRIFKKRITDLRYSLLISFVLTLSYLISPLTFGSVMFDFHFLSFLPFFYFLAIDSFLTGKKITHLGSLALIVSLHSNFVYIVACILIFEFYLMRKGADYLEWKPMKTRNYQLMILLSSFVVLFIYLILSGLAKGIILVGFHKGLLMGLSHLSLLPPTSQVESAASTPIGLLIALFKSPAYVLGFVGANYLSKVYFFFIVIGTTGIISILYLPALIPIIPFLPLAIFSAYSPYYILGYQYSSMIQPIFYVSLPFSVIWLIGRIGKVKTAKFKNILKNYKPGIAAVIIASTLISIPFSPISPQGIYVGDSYGHLYSVYGYRSSPALNFLLEIRKDIPANAYILTQNNLMPYFSNYLHADSTPYSNTIEPNLGNFNYVIVQSSSSWASYSSVGYSLDSYANSYLQDGWKIMAEYSDYSILIIKKGSLSVPEAIIPLNESLTFHSSQSAGLVDNSLSKGYLFIPDLLPGNYTVSLRAPKGNSAYLFDSEVTISAKLSTTIKNSAIYTNFSTTSYGGVRFNLSTNYILQNIIITVDTINTPFNMYLGQARIIQVIA